Proteins co-encoded in one Egicoccus sp. AB-alg6-2 genomic window:
- the rpmA gene encoding 50S ribosomal protein L27, with the protein MAHKKGGGSSNNGRDSNAKRLGVKKYGGETIRAGGIIVRQRGTKVHPGENVGRGGDDTLFALADGAVSFHKTRTRTTVSVLPTQD; encoded by the coding sequence ATGGCGCACAAGAAGGGCGGCGGCTCGTCCAACAACGGCCGCGATTCCAACGCGAAGCGCCTCGGCGTGAAGAAGTACGGCGGCGAGACCATCCGTGCCGGCGGCATCATCGTCCGCCAGCGCGGCACCAAGGTCCACCCCGGCGAGAACGTGGGCCGTGGCGGCGACGACACGCTGTTCGCGCTCGCCGACGGTGCCGTCAGCTTCCACAAGACGCGCACCCGCACCACCGTCTCGGTCCTGCCGACCCAGGACTGA
- the proB gene encoding glutamate 5-kinase: MTGTGVRFERPRLAVVKVGSSSLRGPDGRLDRAQVAAVAEQLVAAQEAGTQVVLVSSGAVAAGMGLLGLERRPTDLPTLQACAAVGQGELIHEYQQVLARHDRAAAQILLSQDDFVRRARYLNARTTLRRLLELGAMPVINENDAVATEELSYGDNDHLAALVASMLEAQLLVLLSDVDGLFDGDPRVSSEVGLIARVDDVDALDDASIGGVGSYVGSGGMRTKVGSARVAVRSAAHAVVANARRPDVLADVLDGRDVGTWFVAQEQRLEARRLWIGFALRVHGQISVNEGAVHALRVGGASLLSVGVVHADGDFAVGDAVEVLGPDGRVVARGLSNYAVTDLRRIAGRSTSAAAEAFGSGFAREVVHRDDLVLL, encoded by the coding sequence GTGACGGGCACGGGCGTTCGCTTCGAGCGCCCCCGGCTGGCCGTGGTCAAGGTCGGGTCCTCGTCGCTCCGCGGTCCCGATGGCCGGCTCGACCGGGCCCAGGTCGCGGCCGTCGCCGAACAGCTCGTCGCCGCCCAGGAGGCCGGCACGCAGGTGGTGCTGGTCTCGTCGGGGGCCGTCGCCGCCGGCATGGGACTGCTCGGCCTCGAGCGCCGCCCCACCGACCTGCCGACACTGCAGGCCTGTGCCGCCGTCGGACAGGGTGAGCTGATCCACGAGTACCAGCAGGTGCTGGCGCGGCACGACCGCGCCGCGGCGCAGATCCTGCTCAGCCAGGACGACTTCGTCCGTCGGGCCCGCTACCTCAACGCCCGTACGACCCTGCGGCGCCTGCTCGAGCTCGGGGCGATGCCGGTCATCAACGAGAACGACGCCGTCGCCACCGAGGAGCTGTCCTACGGCGACAACGACCACCTCGCGGCGTTGGTCGCCTCGATGCTCGAGGCGCAGCTGCTGGTCCTGCTCAGTGACGTCGACGGGTTGTTCGACGGCGACCCACGCGTCTCGTCCGAGGTCGGCCTGATCGCCCGCGTCGACGACGTCGATGCGCTCGACGACGCCTCCATCGGCGGCGTCGGTTCCTACGTCGGCTCGGGCGGGATGCGCACGAAGGTCGGCTCGGCGCGGGTCGCCGTTCGTTCGGCTGCGCACGCCGTGGTCGCGAACGCCCGCCGCCCCGACGTCCTCGCCGACGTGCTCGACGGGCGCGACGTCGGTACCTGGTTCGTCGCCCAGGAACAGCGCCTCGAGGCCCGGCGGTTGTGGATCGGCTTCGCCCTGCGCGTTCACGGGCAGATCAGCGTCAACGAGGGCGCCGTCCACGCGCTGCGGGTCGGTGGGGCGTCGTTGCTGTCGGTCGGGGTCGTCCACGCCGACGGCGACTTCGCCGTCGGCGACGCCGTCGAGGTCCTCGGTCCCGACGGACGCGTGGTCGCCCGCGGTCTGAGCAACTACGCGGTCACCGACCTGCGGCGCATCGCGGGACGTTCCACGTCGGCCGCCGCCGAGGCGTTCGGGTCCGGCTTCGCGCGCGAGGTCGTGCACCGCGACGACCTGGTCCTGCTGTGA
- the obgE gene encoding GTPase ObgE → MDTPSFVDECTVHVRGGDGGNGSVSMRREAHVPRGGPDGGDGGRGGDVVFVADRNTTSLLDLHRTPHRRGGDGGHGSGQNRTGAEGRDEVISVPLGTVVRDRDTGAVLADLVDDGQRWVAGRGGRGGRGNTAFTTRYRRLPRFAERGEKVGDRSLRLELKMIADVGLVGFPSAGKSSLVARLSSARPRIEAWPFTTLTPHLGVMRAGEDADGQPIDVVLADVPGLIEGAAEGKGLGIRFLRHIERCLVLLHVLDAVPMDPDRDPVRDLAALREELRKHDPSLLERPQLVVLNKLDLPDGQAMADLVREQLEEAGEEVLPVSAVAGTGLDTLRYRLGVLVAAEREVRGDIVVETPVVDEEVVLRLGQRRRDFEVTRTDEGYEVTGARIERWVQMLPLEDWEAVRYLQGRLRRAGVEKALVDAGARKGDEVVISELVFDFDPDLDDLPAEEREAILAGEHDPEDVDPDELEPEWDTTTSLPPGSEPDDLGGATP, encoded by the coding sequence GTGGACACCCCGAGCTTTGTCGACGAGTGCACGGTGCACGTGCGCGGCGGCGACGGCGGCAACGGCTCGGTCTCCATGCGCCGTGAAGCGCACGTGCCGCGCGGCGGGCCAGACGGTGGCGACGGCGGCCGCGGCGGCGACGTGGTGTTCGTGGCCGATCGCAACACCACCTCGCTGCTCGACCTGCACCGCACCCCGCACCGTCGCGGTGGTGACGGCGGCCACGGGTCGGGGCAGAACCGCACCGGCGCCGAGGGGCGCGACGAGGTCATCAGCGTGCCGCTCGGCACGGTCGTGCGTGACCGCGACACGGGCGCCGTCCTGGCCGACCTCGTCGATGACGGTCAGCGCTGGGTGGCCGGTCGCGGTGGGCGTGGCGGCCGCGGCAACACCGCGTTCACGACGCGCTACCGGCGGCTGCCCCGCTTCGCCGAACGGGGGGAGAAGGTCGGCGACCGCTCGCTGCGGCTGGAACTGAAGATGATCGCCGACGTCGGACTGGTCGGCTTCCCGTCGGCCGGCAAGTCGTCGCTGGTCGCGAGGCTGTCCTCGGCGCGTCCGCGCATCGAGGCGTGGCCGTTCACGACGCTGACCCCCCACCTCGGGGTCATGCGCGCCGGCGAGGACGCCGACGGGCAACCGATCGACGTGGTGCTCGCCGACGTCCCGGGCCTGATCGAGGGCGCGGCCGAGGGCAAGGGCCTTGGCATCCGTTTCCTGCGTCACATCGAGCGCTGCCTGGTGCTGCTCCACGTGCTGGACGCCGTGCCGATGGACCCCGACCGCGACCCGGTGCGCGACCTCGCGGCGCTGCGCGAGGAGCTGCGCAAGCACGACCCGTCCTTGCTCGAGCGTCCCCAGCTGGTGGTGCTGAACAAGCTCGACCTGCCCGACGGCCAGGCGATGGCCGACCTCGTGCGCGAACAGCTGGAGGAGGCCGGCGAGGAGGTGCTGCCGGTGTCCGCCGTCGCCGGCACGGGCCTGGACACGCTGCGTTACCGCCTCGGTGTCCTCGTGGCCGCCGAGCGCGAGGTCCGTGGCGACATCGTGGTCGAGACGCCGGTCGTCGACGAGGAGGTCGTGCTGCGACTCGGTCAGCGCCGGCGCGACTTCGAGGTGACCCGGACCGACGAGGGCTACGAGGTGACCGGAGCCCGCATCGAGCGCTGGGTGCAGATGCTGCCGCTGGAGGACTGGGAAGCGGTCCGTTATCTGCAGGGTCGCCTGCGCCGCGCCGGCGTCGAGAAGGCGCTCGTCGACGCGGGCGCCCGCAAGGGCGACGAGGTCGTCATCAGCGAGCTGGTCTTCGACTTCGATCCCGATCTCGACGATCTCCCGGCCGAGGAACGGGAGGCGATCCTGGCCGGTGAACACGACCCCGAGGACGTCGACCCCGACGAGCTCGAGCCGGAGTGGGACACGACGACGTCCCTGCCCCCCGGGTCGGAGCCCGACGACCTCGGCGGGGCGACACCGTGA